The sequence TTTATGAATACTAATTCTTTTCAATCaggaaaaaatagataattatgtaattttctaCAATTTTATTCCAATAAAATACGCGATTCCTTAAATGAGATACGCATTCTATTTACGTAAATGGATTTACCTTCTTCGTTTTTGATGAGagttcaaaacaaaaattatcaacaaaagAAGTCAATTCAATGTAACTATTATCCTGTGTTAACTTGCATCGTCTGCGTTATCGTTTATGGatcaaaatctatataattatactcataTTCATGTGTGTAATGCATTGTGACcacaatacattttgtataccaaaatattattaaataaacggaATAATAACAAGTCCATGGTATATGTCCTGGCGCATCCTGTGTGTATTGTGGTACTACTACTACTGGCTAATAAAATACGGGCGGGACATTTAATAAATGTTCGAGTATTTTCAgatcgtttaaataaaatatacattttctgttttatttaatcTGTTTGTAATACCACACACTGTGGTGACCGATTTCCGTTTTATTCTACAGGTGTCAGACTGGCGGTTCCCGTACAAACGTTCGCACCATCCGGTGTGCATACACGCCGGTCAGATACTCACAGAGTTCGTATTGAAGGACTGCGACGTTGGCGTTCAGCCAGGTACGGAACTATACGTTTTTCCGCAAGCCACCGCGTGCAAGTGTCACACGTGCAAGTCATCGGAGGCGTCTTGCGAGGGGGTACCGGTATAGAGATTTCCAGTTCATTTCCACCGACGAAGTTTGAGGAAATGTATGATTTGAAGAAGAAAAAAT is a genomic window of Rhopalosiphum padi isolate XX-2018 chromosome 4, ASM2088224v1, whole genome shotgun sequence containing:
- the LOC132930741 gene encoding thyrostimulin beta-5 subunit, whose amino-acid sequence is MICLTVLCAVSSMIVWSSVAGYDMLDCNRQLSTFRVSNTDDNGRTCSDEINVMSCWGRCDSNEVSDWRFPYKRSHHPVCIHAGQILTEFVLKDCDVGVQPGTELYVFPQATACKCHTCKSSEASCEGVPV